In a genomic window of Lysobacterales bacterium:
- a CDS encoding heme ABC transporter permease yields MNPFLIWLNSFGSPEKFHRVALRFEPWLLALAVILGATALYLGLVKAPADYLQGESARIMYIHIPAAWMSLFIYGFMAAAGFCALVWHFKVAELMAMAAAPIGAGFTAVTLVTGSLWGRPTWGTYWVWDARLTSELVLLFLYFGVIGLYNAIEDQRKGARAASLLALIGLINLPVIHFSVNWWNTLHQGNSINLFAGKSSIHPSMLWPLILMAFATKFWFGASLLARTRAALLEFEAGKEWAQTALFGPRRPLA; encoded by the coding sequence ATGAACCCCTTTCTGATCTGGCTGAACAGCTTCGGCTCTCCCGAAAAGTTTCATCGGGTGGCGCTGCGCTTCGAACCCTGGCTGCTGGCACTCGCCGTGATCTTGGGCGCGACCGCGCTCTACCTCGGGCTGGTCAAGGCCCCCGCCGACTACCTGCAGGGCGAGTCGGCGCGGATCATGTACATCCACATCCCGGCGGCGTGGATGTCGCTGTTCATCTACGGATTCATGGCCGCCGCCGGATTCTGCGCGCTGGTCTGGCACTTCAAGGTGGCCGAATTGATGGCGATGGCGGCGGCACCGATCGGCGCCGGCTTCACCGCGGTGACGCTGGTCACCGGCAGCCTGTGGGGTCGCCCGACCTGGGGCACCTATTGGGTCTGGGATGCACGCCTGACCTCTGAACTGGTGCTGCTGTTCCTCTACTTCGGCGTGATCGGCCTGTACAACGCCATCGAAGACCAGCGCAAGGGCGCGCGCGCCGCGAGCCTGCTGGCGCTGATCGGGCTGATCAACCTGCCGGTGATCCACTTCTCGGTGAACTGGTGGAACACGCTGCACCAGGGCAACTCGATCAACCTGTTCGCCGGCAAGTCGAGCATCCACCCGTCGATGCTGTGGCCCTTGATCCTGATGGCCTTCGCAACCAAGTTCTGGTTCGGTGCCTCGCTGCTGGCGCGCACGCGCGCGGCACTGCTGGAGTTCGAGGCCGGCAAGGAATGGGCGCAGACGGCGCTGTTCGGACCGCGGAGACCGCTGGCATGA
- the ccmB gene encoding heme exporter protein CcmB has product MRKGSVLSAFFGVIRRDALSLWRRRADALNPIWFAAIVITLFPLALGPEAAKLARIAGGVIWVIVLLASLLSLDALFRADLEEGSLDVMLTSAQPLAVLAGAKILLHWIATGLPLLAITPLAATALGLSPRALPVLLTSLALGTPIISVIGACAAALTAGLRRAGMLLSLIVLPLVVPVLIFGAGAVEASLTGTSTTQPLLLLAAGLAAAVSLGPLVCAAALRLGNH; this is encoded by the coding sequence ATGCGTAAGGGCAGCGTGCTCTCTGCGTTCTTCGGCGTGATCCGCCGCGATGCGCTGTCGCTGTGGCGGCGCCGCGCCGACGCGCTGAACCCGATCTGGTTCGCGGCCATCGTCATCACCTTGTTCCCGCTCGCGCTCGGGCCGGAGGCGGCCAAGCTGGCGCGCATCGCCGGCGGCGTGATCTGGGTGATCGTGCTGCTCGCCAGCCTGCTGTCTCTGGATGCGCTGTTTCGCGCCGATCTGGAGGAAGGCTCGCTCGACGTGATGCTCACCAGCGCGCAGCCACTGGCGGTGCTGGCCGGGGCCAAGATCCTGCTGCACTGGATCGCGACCGGGCTGCCCCTGCTCGCGATCACGCCGCTGGCCGCGACCGCGCTCGGACTATCGCCGCGGGCGCTGCCGGTGCTGTTGACCTCGCTTGCACTCGGAACCCCGATCATCAGCGTCATCGGCGCCTGCGCCGCTGCGCTCACCGCGGGCCTGCGCCGCGCCGGCATGTTGCTGTCGCTGATCGTGCTGCCACTGGTGGTGCCGGTGCTGATCTTCGGAGCCGGCGCGGTCGAGGCCAGCCTCACCGGCACCTCGACCACGCAACCGCTGCTGCTGCTCGCCGCCGGCCTCGCGGCCGCGGTCAGCCTCGGCCCGCTGGTTTGCGCCGCCGCCTTACGCCTTGGAAACCACTGA
- the ccmA gene encoding heme ABC exporter ATP-binding protein CcmA codes for MSDSPDDSVPLLAARGLAVVRQGEPIFGPLDLELRAGEVLLVEGGNGSGKTTLLRVLAGLLAPSEGCILRAGIASEELLAPVGFLSHATGLRADLSPLEQLDFFACLYGVRPGIAAIAALHSVGLAGFEHMPVRRLSAGQRKRCALAALLHTANHLWLLDEPYANLDRDGQILVDRLLEGHIARGGAALITSHGLIEPQLSRVRRMRLELADA; via the coding sequence ATGTCCGATTCCCCCGATGATTCCGTGCCGCTGCTGGCAGCGCGCGGCCTGGCCGTCGTGCGCCAGGGAGAACCGATCTTCGGCCCGCTCGACCTTGAGTTGCGCGCCGGCGAAGTGCTGTTGGTCGAAGGCGGCAACGGCAGCGGCAAGACCACGTTGTTGCGCGTACTCGCGGGCCTGCTCGCACCGAGCGAAGGTTGCATCCTGCGCGCCGGCATCGCGTCCGAAGAACTGCTGGCACCGGTCGGTTTCCTCAGTCACGCCACCGGCCTGCGCGCCGATCTTTCGCCGCTCGAACAACTCGACTTTTTCGCCTGCCTGTACGGGGTTCGACCCGGCATCGCAGCGATAGCGGCGTTGCACAGCGTCGGCCTGGCCGGCTTCGAGCACATGCCGGTGCGCCGTCTGTCTGCCGGTCAACGCAAGCGCTGCGCGCTCGCCGCGCTGCTGCACACCGCCAATCATCTGTGGCTGCTGGACGAGCCCTACGCCAACCTCGACCGCGACGGCCAGATCCTGGTCGACCGCCTGCTCGAAGGCCACATCGCCCGCGGCGGCGCGGCACTGATCACTTCGCACGGCTTGATCGAACCGCAACTTTCGCGCGTGCGGCGCATGCGCCTGGAACTCGCCGATGCGTAA
- a CDS encoding S8 family serine peptidase, protein MNHARLGAVLCASLALFGAAHAADTRKVYLVSLAEPAATVFERADQLGNAKRAHDLEPTAISVTGQRRFDAKAAPVQRYVGYLRERQDQVLALGAKQFGRALTPTHRYDLVANGFAIELTAAEAKALALVEGVARVRPDFERRMLTDAGPQWIGAEPIWNGTVLGSTIHTRGEGVVVGVVDSGVNTTHPSFQDLSSDGFNHSNPRGQRYGVCNNAGETRCSDKLIGLYDYINETCTGQTTTPKGNDCMGHGTHVASTVLGNPFTVTQSGNTTSVQITPSGVAPRANLVMYKACNKDNSCVGSALVAALNQAVADAVDVINYSIGGGERDPWSGVRGGGIDDGSAFLNARAAGIVGVVAAGNEGPGVSTVGAPGNAPWVITAANANSGRYFGNTVTGISGTGIAAPFDLVGVGFTGAAASAQIVHAKDYGNALCGTGNSTSNTSTCNSSMSNPFAPAPSPARS, encoded by the coding sequence ATGAATCACGCACGTCTCGGCGCAGTGCTCTGCGCTTCGCTCGCTCTGTTCGGTGCGGCCCATGCCGCAGATACGCGCAAGGTTTACCTGGTTTCGCTGGCGGAGCCAGCGGCGACCGTGTTCGAGCGGGCCGACCAACTCGGCAACGCCAAGCGTGCACACGATCTGGAGCCGACCGCGATCAGCGTCACCGGCCAGCGTCGCTTCGACGCCAAGGCCGCGCCGGTACAGCGCTATGTCGGTTATCTGCGCGAGCGCCAGGACCAGGTGCTCGCGCTCGGCGCGAAGCAGTTCGGGCGCGCATTGACGCCGACCCACCGCTACGACCTTGTCGCCAACGGCTTTGCCATCGAACTCACCGCTGCCGAGGCCAAAGCGCTGGCGCTGGTCGAGGGCGTGGCGCGGGTGCGGCCCGACTTCGAGCGACGCATGCTGACCGACGCCGGTCCGCAGTGGATCGGCGCCGAGCCGATCTGGAATGGGACGGTGCTCGGTTCGACCATCCATACCCGCGGCGAGGGTGTGGTTGTCGGCGTCGTCGACAGCGGCGTCAACACCACCCATCCCTCGTTCCAGGACCTGTCCAGCGATGGCTTCAACCACAGCAATCCGCGTGGTCAGCGATACGGCGTCTGCAACAACGCCGGAGAGACCCGTTGCAGCGACAAGCTGATCGGCCTCTACGACTACATCAACGAGACCTGCACCGGACAGACCACCACGCCCAAGGGCAATGACTGCATGGGTCACGGCACACATGTGGCCAGCACCGTGCTCGGCAATCCGTTCACGGTGACGCAGAGCGGCAATACCACTTCGGTGCAGATCACGCCCTCGGGTGTCGCGCCGCGCGCCAACCTGGTCATGTACAAGGCCTGCAACAAGGACAACAGCTGCGTCGGTTCGGCGCTGGTGGCGGCGCTGAACCAGGCGGTGGCCGATGCCGTCGACGTGATCAATTATTCGATCGGCGGCGGCGAACGCGATCCCTGGTCCGGGGTTCGCGGAGGCGGCATTGATGACGGCAGCGCCTTCCTGAATGCGCGCGCGGCCGGCATCGTGGGCGTGGTCGCAGCCGGCAACGAGGGCCCAGGCGTCAGCACGGTCGGTGCGCCCGGCAACGCACCCTGGGTGATCACTGCGGCCAACGCCAACTCCGGCCGCTATTTCGGCAATACCGTGACCGGCATCAGCGGTACCGGTATCGCCGCGCCGTTCGATCTGGTGGGCGTCGGCTTCACTGGCGCAGCGGCCAGCGCCCAGATCGTGCACGCCAAGGATTACGGCAACGCGTTGTGCGGCACCGGCAACTCGACATCGAACACATCGACTTGCAACAGCAGCATGAGCAATCCGTTCGCCCCGGCACCTTCACCGGCAAGATCGTGA